From a single Silene latifolia isolate original U9 population chromosome 6, ASM4854445v1, whole genome shotgun sequence genomic region:
- the LOC141585793 gene encoding cortical cell-delineating protein-like, translating into MVYLPKYLVLLLALNLLFATLVSSCGECGSGTKPPKPTPSPYYPTPSGGPPSSANCPRDTLKLGVCANVLALLKLKVGNPPTGNQCCPLIQGLIDAEAAICLCTNIKLGILGINLNIPVDLSLLVNYCGRTLPRGFQCP; encoded by the coding sequence ATGGTATATTTGCCAAAATACCTTGTTCTTTTACTTGCCCTAAACCTTCTCTTTGCAACACTAGTCTCATCATGTGGAGAATGTGGAAGTGGCACAAAGCCACCAAAgcccaccccttcaccatactaCCCGACCCCAAGTGGCGGTCCGCCATCATCCGCAAACTGCCCTAGAGACACCCTAAAATTAGGTGTATGTGCAAATGTCCTTGCCTTACTTAAGCTTAAAGTCGGAAACCCTCCTACAGGAAACCAATGTTGCCCTCTAATTCAAGGGCTTATTGATGCTGAGGCCGCTATTTGCCTTTGCACTAACATTAAACTCGGTATTTTGGGTATCAATTTGAACATTCCGGTTGATCTTAGCTTGCTTGTAAACTACTGTGGCCGTACTTTGCCTCGCGGCTTTCAGTGCCCTTAA